The Brassica napus cultivar Da-Ae chromosome C1, Da-Ae, whole genome shotgun sequence DNA segment ATCTACCTGAGCTAGTTCTGTAATTGGAGAGGCTGTTATTACCGTTACCAACTTCGGATTCATGAAATCTGATACCGGAATATGGTATGGCTCCAACAGCCATCTGCAGTTCTCCaaacatattattgttatctcTCTGCTGCGAATAAGTCGTAGGATTCATTTGCAGTCCTCCGAACATATCATTGTTGTCTCGCTGCTATGAATAAGTCGTATGATTCACTTGTGCCATCAGATTAGGTTGGGAAGCTGCCGGAAAACCAGAGAAGTAACCCTTGTTGTGAAACGGAGAACTCTTGTCATATCATTGTCCTCCTGTGAATCCTGTCTGAAATTCATAAAGATCAGAGAACTGAGTTACTACCGGTGGTTGCATCGGTTGGTAGCTGTTGTTGCTTGCTAAAGAAGTAACCCCTTGGCTTGACGAAGGAAACAACGAAGAACCTACTGGAAAGCTCTGCAACGTTGGCGATGAAGACAGCTGTATCGCAAAGTTATCATCTTTCTTTGTTTCGGATCTGTTTTTGATGGTGTTGGCTTCTCTCGTCTTCTTTTGTCTCTGTCTTAGCTTTGGAGCTTCAATGGCCAAAACAACACTCTTCTTCTCATTCATGGCTGTCGCATTCTCGATCTCAGTTTGCGCAACAATACCTTGTTCATGACCGCTCCTGAGAAACATATCCAACGTTCCAACATCATAATCAAGTTGTTGAGCTTGATCTCCACCGTTCTGCACAACCTCTGAACCCTTCTCTTTAGTTTTGATCATCTCCTGACATATCTCGCCctgtttcctctgtttttcACTCTCCTTCTCCTCTTGTCCCGCAGCAACCGCTCTCTTCTTCGGAGGTGGTCGAGACACAACATGTTGATCCGATGGTCCATTCAATTCAGTGTTCATCCAAATCATTAAGCTCTCTCTAGAAGCTGTAAGATCATCAAGCAACGTCTTCATAAACATTCCAACTTCATCCGTCTCCATTACCGTTTCCTCTTTCTTCGTATTCTCCTCTGCACAAACAGTTTTCGGTTTACTCTCATCTTTCTTGCTCTTTCTCTTCCGGGTTTTCACAGGTTGCTCCGTAGACACTGTTTTTGTTCCATTGTCTAGCTGATGAGAGTCAAGAACAGGATCTGTGTTATGAATAATCGGTTCGTGAGTTGAATATGAATCTGGATCGTCGCTTGATGAATCATCATCAAAGTTGTTCTCTTGCTTctgaaatctcatttctcactAAACCTTGGCTCATCTCCCATTCTTATAAGATTCACTTTGTCTCAAATCTTACAGATTTCAACTGCAAGACAAAAATAACACCAGCATGTTGTAGTGTATCGAAAAGGAtcatatcactacaagaaaacatcggtattctgacggacattccgacggaaaatgaaatcctcggaatttccgaggaaattccgaggaaacccaaaatttgggtttcttcggaatttcctcggaatataccgacgaaattccgaggaaacatcaatccgtcggaatattccgaggaaattccgacgaactagtgatcgatcgatgcgtttttggacatatacccatcgatcgatcacattgttacgctttggtccatcttaatgatcgatcgatgcgtttttggacataaatagatcgatcgatccgtttataaaaaaacattcgagattttgaaaccccaaacactagttcctcagaatttcctcggaatattccgaggaaattccgaggaacacttgatatccttgatcgatcgatgggataatctcatcgatcgatcacattgttacgctttggtccatcttagtgatcgatcgatgcgtttttggacataaatatatcgatcgatccgtttataaaaaacattcgagattttgaaaccccaaatactagttcctcagaatttcctcggaatattccgacggaattctgaggaagaaaagggtttcctcggaatttcctcggaatattccgaggaaattccgaggaaatagggtttttaaaccgaaaacaacgttttgcggtttgaataacacctatataactcttattaagtgtcttacgttcattatgaagtcaaaaatttgttcattaccctataataaacacttttccgattgtatgaacgaaatccccacaacataagagaaacacttaaacacttatacactttaatgaacggtaaagggaatacttacaattcgttttgaaatttgttatttcatggtttatgctcatctatacaaagaatcctcaatggtatgcattacaattgtataagaaatgaaatacggcaaaaaaaaattgatgttttgaaaccccaaacactagttcctcggtatttcctcggaatattccgaggaaattccgaggaacaatataaattaatagaaatacatgcacaggatattctttttcctcgaattaatgaaaatattccgaggaaattccgacggatatttaagtggccgtcggaatttcctcggaatattttcatttaaccgggcaaacaagccgccaaatatttcgcgaaaattgaaattgaaaatactgagggaattccgacggaaaatatccgtcagacccaaggttttataaactcgaaccgcatcttcttccccatttctctcttcttccccatttctctcttcttcctctccggcgatctctctctccttccggcgttctccaccttctctcgcgacgatctctccggcgaatcctttccattcctttacaaatcatgtaaggaccttatcccactctcttaggtcctatttgttaggtttttaaatagatttgatgattttagaagttttttgatagatttttgttagggtgattgggtaggattgtgatttgttgtgtaataggtttagaattgtgatttggttgtgttgaattgatttagaactttttttataaattgtttattatttttgtatttacaaaacgtttatataaattcgattttacaaaacgtttttgtatataaattcgatttttggatttataaaagatgatttcatatttataaaaatatttatatttattaaaactaattttgtatttataaaacatttttttgatttataaacactatttttttatttttgtatttataaaaactatttttaaatatacaaaacgttctttgtatataaattcgttttttggatttataaaagatgatttcatattttaaaattaattttgtatttataaaacattttttgatttataaacattattttattattttttgtatttataaatactattttgtatttataaaaagatgatttcatatctataaaaatatttatatttattaaaactaattttgtatttataaaacattttttttatttataaacactattttattattttttgtatttataaaaactattttgtatttataaaaagatgatttcatatttataaaaatatttatatttattaaaactaattttgtatttataaaacatttttttatttataaaaactattttattattttttgtattttaaatatgttttctatttcaattttaattttatatttttgaatttcaatttaaaaaaataaatttataattttttttttgaattttggaaatattccgaggaagtgtatccctcggaatattccgacgacatattcctcggaatattctgaggaatttccgacgaaaaaagtcctcggaatattccgaggaaattcatttcctcggaattccgtcggaaatttccgagggatttccgaggaaagatgaatttccgaggagttatttccgaggacttttttcgtcggtatgtcgtcggaatagcgttattccgacgacataccgacgattttttccctcagtatgccgctattttcttgtagtgtatatatacataagaGTGGTAGAAAACTTCACGAAACATGATAAACACAAAGACTAATATATCAAACGCAGTTTTTTTCCGTCTTTGCAAGCATCTAAAGATTGAGAAGATCAGAATCAGATCCTCCAGCGGATTGAGAAGATAAATATTAAAGAAAACGAAAAGAGAGAttgcaaaataataaattgacaTAAAATGattctttttgttatttgtGATGAcatggatattttttttgttatttgtgaTGAGATGGCAATTTGATAGGTTGGGAATTTTTTGCTGAGGTGGCATAGCTTAGAGAGCTTCATATtcctccttttagtatagtatagatttcaTTTGTCAAGCATTATTTTCAGTTCATCGTgtcagattttgaataagattttaaaattttaggtatttgaatttttttggtatttgtttggagtttcaaatatttttcgtgttttggatatttttcagattttttatatatttcgaaTTCTTTAGGATCTTAAATACCCGAACAGATGTGGACTCATTACGTCCATAtcaggtccaacaaccttttgatatagatttttaacgttattgtacaaaaatatagttgatgaaatatttttctgagtaaatgtatcataagaaataatattaagatctgttaaaaatatttaaaatattgtatgtttagaatgattaatgtacagaaaaataataaatagttatacataactccaacaacttttttatattagattttttaaaactctttctcttttaatagtattgattcgttttaagtgaaaagtatataaaagtataatatctaaacaaataattttcaaaatcttgaataatCAATTATGATATCGTGAAGTCGGGTTAGCTTTAATAGAACCAAtgaatttcttcatttttgtgaaggtaatatgaatattcagaaaaattatttttaaatatgaaaatattatcaaactatagacggttgaaagtttagtatatgatatgagattttagttggaaagtttatatatgatatgattactttattataaacaaaagagaaagttagaatgtacacatatatgtcttgtaatttatcttgctttaaatcatatattatatgataaaagtgataatataaaacattagtttcaatgcttttacggttaaaaataaaaatgataaatatagtaatagtaatgattaggatttaagagtgagatttaaataaataaaagaattgactaaattattgttagagaaatatataacaacatattgttagtataaatttaaggtaagactaaaaaataatgagttaaatgaaatggtccaaacaacttttataggtagattttttttagactccttctcttttaatagtattgatattgaTCTGTTATTAATAAgctaatgaaaaatatatgtaatattcATTTAAGAGAAATATGAAAATTCGTTTGGTAGTTACAACTTATTTCCATAGTTATTTAACTAGAATTAAAATTTAGTGGCAAAACTGAATTTAGGAGAAACCAAGGAGACCTCAAAAGTTACTGTTCATTTTCCCAATTCAATCCATCGTCTTATTTTTCATCGGTATGCAATCAATTTAATTATTGTATTAACAAATATGTTTGGAAAAAGATTGTATAGAGCCCATTGGACACAAAATACTCAAAAGATTCTGCAATTGTAGAGCATAAATTAGATAGAaagagggaaaaaaaaaagaaatggaaaAAAGGAAGCTAGAGAGAAATCCAACGGCTGAGAATATATCCCCAGAGATCAACGGCGGAGAATCTAACCCCAATTATCTTATCTCCATCGCCGCTATGAAAACCTAAGTTTcgataaaaactttatttttgtgTTCAGCAACCAAGCAAGATGTTTCCCTTCGCCCGTAAGATGTCGCcataaaaattactttttttttcttttgtccaaGAAACACAGTAACACCTTCGGTTGATTGTTTTCGTTTTGCAGGTGCACCGACAGTCGTGTTGTGGGACACTTTTGATTGCCCCATCATCCCCGATGATGATTTCACTGAAGTTTTTCTGATCACTAAATCGGCTCTTGAAGAAAAGGGTATTATTACTGGTGTTTATGGTAGCGTCGAATTCAGGGCTTTCGTTGGCGACATGGACGAGTGTCCGGGATTTCCTGTTTTTTGGATAGACAAAGGTGAATTTATCTTTGGccctctttctttcttcttgtttctgTGTGTATCTATTGATTACATTTATTATATGCAACAGCTAAGGGCAAAGATGATAGACTTTGGAGCATCATTACATTCTTACTTGCTCAGGCGAATTATTATTCATCAAGTACAACATTCTTGAATTTGTTGCTAGTCGTGGGAGATATATCTGAGCACGAGGAGTTTCAGCGGACTATTCGCTTATTAAATTCCAGAAGAAAATTCAATGTTCTTCTAgcacagcctcctcctcaaaatgCAAGCTCATCATCAGGAGAGGAGCTTTTTGACAAAGACTGGCTCTGCTCCCGTCTTGCAGCTGGAGAACAACTTATAAACAAGTTGGGCATAGGGAAAACCTTTGAACCACCTTTGAAACATATTCCTTCTCATCAGGTTGCTCTTACTTCTCACCAGGTTGCTCTTCCTTCTCACCAGGTTGCTACTAAGTTGTCATTTGCAAAGCCATTATGCCTTAGTAAACATATGGGTAAGAATAAGATCTCTTGCCtgtctttattattattatttttgctgATTTTTGAATGGAATGGATCATTTTCTCTCGCAGCCGAGAGAGCAAGAACATGTGTCTTCTGGGACACTGTGGCTTACCCACTCCCTGCTGGTCTCCATTCCGATGATGTTTTGCAAAACATTGAAGATGCTCTTTCTGAAAGGGGTTATTGTGGCCGTGTCTCAGTCACGGCTTTTCTCGATGATCACCCCTCCCCACCAGGCTTTACTGGATGTAACGTCTCTTACCTAAAAGATGGTGAGCTCTCtctcgttttttttctttctctaattAATTTACTATTTTTGTTTGATCTTAGTTTTACATAAAGGGgctgtttgtttcaccatttgccatctccatccaaatgattcatttgtatgatctattcaaatgacccattcagatttttgtgattgtttgtttgtccatccacatagctcatctagatgaatcatctaaatggatcttatgtttgtttttttattttcatttccattcaaatgagtttagtaaagaaattacaaaaatatccttgtgttgatttaattatatgtttaatattaattttaactatattacatttaattatttagtttagtatatttacattagaattatttcaaaattaacgagttttctttttgcggtttgggcgggaaaacaagttttttcggttttagcgagaaaacacattttttatgttttggtggaaaacaagatttttc contains these protein-coding regions:
- the LOC125575335 gene encoding uncharacterized protein LOC125575335 yields the protein MRFQKQENNFDDDSSSDDPDSYSTHEPIIHNTDPVLDSHQLDNGTKTVSTEQPVKTRKRKSKKDESKPKTVCAEENTKKEETVMETDEVGMFMKTLLDDLTASRESLMIWMNTELNGPSDQHVVSRPPPKKRAVAAGQEEKESEKQRKQGEICQEMIKTKEKGSEVVQNGGDQAQQLDYDVGTLDMFLRSGHEQGIVAQTEIENATAMNEKKSVVLAIEAPKLRQRQKKTREANTIKNRSETKKDDNFAIQLSSSPTLQSFPVGSSLFPSSSQGVTSLASNNSYQPMQPPVVTQFSDLYEFQTGFTGGQ
- the LOC106373824 gene encoding uncharacterized protein LOC106373824 isoform X2: MFPFARAPTVVLWDTFDCPIIPDDDFTEVFLITKSALEEKGIITGVYGSVEFRAFVGDMDECPGFPVFWIDKAKGKDDRLWSIITFLLAQANYYSSSTTFLNLLLVVGDISEHEEFQRTIRLLNSRRKFNVLLAQPPPQNASSSSGEELFDKDWLCSRLAAGEQLINKLGIGKTFEPPLKHIPSHQVALTSHQVALPSHQVATKLSFAKPLCLSKHMAERARTCVFWDTVAYPLPAGLHSDDVLQNIEDALSERGYCGRVSVTAFLDDHPSPPGFTGCNVSYLKDGEPLGKDWLCSSLSAGDKLLSQIEQKLIMSTIVKPLTPWQERYKAATTVVFWDLVDCPVPVGRTAVLASQIIRSAFEKMSYRGTVTIHAFGEVSNLDPLVSELRDVECHDENTPTPSGVFLEDTNPSGIVFHHTPTAHKDARREMMRDELRVWALGNDAPANVMAILRDTSDDKIFAGYLNVLRSINYNVVIAQPQNALGQLFDMEWLCARLGDRFLPRTRNLASYDRYRFR